From Flectobacillus major DSM 103, one genomic window encodes:
- a CDS encoding nitroreductase family protein: MALLEDLQWRYATKKYDSTRKVAEENVNKIIEAARLAPTSSGLQQFRVLVISNQELKEKIVPIAFDQQIVADCSHLLVFAAWDKYTEERIDSIFDRTTEERGLPKGRFSSYTDRLKAIYLTQTAEENFAHTARQSYIGFALSIAQAAELKIDATPVEGFNNSALDELLDLGSKGLRSVTLLPIGYRDAENDWLSGMKKVRNPQEEFVIEYR, from the coding sequence ATGGCACTATTAGAAGATTTACAGTGGCGATACGCTACTAAAAAGTACGACTCTACTCGCAAAGTTGCGGAAGAAAATGTAAACAAAATTATTGAAGCAGCACGTTTAGCACCAACATCGTCGGGGCTTCAACAATTCAGAGTATTAGTAATCAGCAATCAGGAATTAAAAGAGAAAATTGTTCCTATTGCTTTTGACCAACAAATCGTTGCTGATTGCTCGCATTTATTGGTATTTGCAGCATGGGACAAATACACCGAAGAGCGTATAGATTCCATCTTTGACCGTACTACCGAAGAGCGTGGTTTGCCCAAAGGGCGATTTTCTTCATATACCGACCGCTTAAAGGCTATTTACCTTACTCAAACAGCTGAAGAAAATTTTGCCCATACCGCCCGACAATCGTATATCGGTTTTGCTCTTTCAATTGCACAAGCAGCCGAATTGAAGATTGATGCAACTCCTGTTGAGGGTTTCAATAACAGTGCTTTGGACGAGCTTTTGGACTTAGGAAGTAAAGGGCTACGCAGTGTAACTTTATTACCGATTGGCTATCGTGATGCCGAAAATGATTGGCTGAGTGGCATGAAAAAAGTAAGAAATCCCCAAGAAGAATTTGTTATTGAATATCGCTAA
- a CDS encoding glycoside hydrolase, producing MLKNKYLLTFYFTFLVGSVIAQNHTKTSKKPLEVTIEATKVFQKIEHFGASDAWSCQFVGNWPDAKKNAIADLLFSQDTLTNGQPKGIGLSLWRFNIGAGSTEQGDQSGIKDEWRRAESFLTNDGTYNWGRQAGQVWFLEAAKKRNVDKFLAFTNSPPVQFTINKKAFATAGQSNLGADQFDNFATFLVDVTKGIQHKTGIIFDYISPANEPQWDWSDGGQEGTPFHNHEIAQITKTLSTKLIQAKLPTKINIAEAGQLDFLYSAHQKASRGNQIDAFFKADSPSYIGNLPNVTNAISGHSYFTSSPFSEASSKRKQLAEQIASVPSLSYWMSEYCILGDNAGEIVGEKKDLGITSALYVAKTIHNDLVNGNASAWHWWTSISAYDYKDGLVYIDKAKTDGNFSASKLLWGMGNFSRFIRPGAERIASSIKASDTTNSLLVSAYKDLAQKQFTTVMINTGDTPITVKIAVKNLRIKTLRPFITSSSSDLAPNSPIGINQSINIPARSIVTLVGKIG from the coding sequence ATGTTAAAAAATAAATATCTATTAACTTTTTATTTTACTTTTTTAGTGGGCAGTGTCATTGCTCAGAATCACACAAAAACGTCCAAAAAGCCCCTTGAAGTTACGATTGAGGCAACTAAGGTTTTCCAGAAAATAGAACATTTTGGAGCATCTGATGCTTGGTCGTGTCAGTTTGTGGGCAATTGGCCCGATGCCAAAAAAAATGCCATTGCCGACTTGTTATTTAGTCAAGATACCCTTACCAACGGACAGCCCAAGGGGATAGGGTTGTCGCTATGGCGGTTCAATATTGGGGCAGGAAGTACCGAACAAGGCGACCAAAGTGGTATCAAAGACGAATGGCGAAGAGCTGAGTCATTTTTGACCAACGACGGTACATACAACTGGGGGCGGCAAGCAGGGCAAGTGTGGTTTTTGGAAGCTGCCAAAAAACGAAACGTTGATAAGTTTTTGGCTTTCACCAATTCGCCTCCTGTACAATTTACTATCAATAAAAAAGCATTTGCCACAGCAGGACAGTCAAACCTTGGAGCAGACCAATTTGATAATTTTGCTACTTTTTTGGTTGATGTCACCAAAGGAATACAACACAAAACTGGAATTATTTTCGATTATATCAGCCCCGCCAACGAGCCTCAGTGGGACTGGAGCGATGGCGGACAAGAAGGAACTCCCTTTCATAATCATGAAATTGCCCAAATCACCAAAACCCTCAGTACTAAGCTAATACAAGCAAAACTTCCTACCAAAATCAATATTGCTGAAGCTGGGCAGCTCGATTTTTTATATTCTGCTCATCAAAAGGCTTCTAGGGGCAATCAAATTGACGCATTTTTCAAAGCCGATTCGCCTAGCTATATTGGCAATCTGCCCAATGTTACCAATGCTATTTCGGGACATAGTTATTTTACAAGCTCGCCTTTCAGCGAAGCGTCGTCAAAAAGAAAACAACTAGCCGAACAAATCGCCTCTGTACCTTCACTCAGCTATTGGATGTCGGAATATTGTATCCTTGGCGATAATGCTGGTGAAATTGTTGGTGAAAAAAAAGATTTGGGTATTACCTCGGCTTTATATGTTGCAAAAACCATTCATAACGATTTGGTCAATGGCAATGCCTCGGCATGGCACTGGTGGACATCTATTTCGGCTTACGACTATAAAGACGGCTTGGTATATATCGACAAAGCCAAAACGGATGGTAATTTTTCTGCCAGTAAGTTGTTGTGGGGAATGGGCAATTTTAGCCGTTTTATCAGGCCAGGAGCCGAACGTATCGCATCGTCTATCAAAGCATCTGATACCACCAATAGCCTATTGGTTTCTGCTTATAAAGACCTTGCTCAAAAACAGTTTACGACCGTTATGATTAATACTGGCGACACTCCTATAACAGTAAAAATAGCCGTAAAAAATCTACGTATCAAAACACTCAGACCATTTATTACATCGTCAAGCTCGGATTTAGCACCCAATTCGCCCATTGGTATTAATCAGTCGATCAATATTCCTGCCCGCTCTATCGTAACATTAGTGGGTAAAATTGGATAG